A window of Paraburkholderia bryophila contains these coding sequences:
- a CDS encoding BON domain-containing protein has product MKTIQFLKAAGSIACVAFALNATAQTSASAPSAASETIGQHVDDGTITTKAKADLLAAKNVKSTHIHVKTRKGVVWLTGSVPSSDDKAAAGEVVEAVKGVSSVKNHLKIAAE; this is encoded by the coding sequence ATGAAGACGATCCAATTTCTCAAGGCAGCAGGTAGCATTGCTTGTGTCGCATTCGCACTGAACGCTACGGCGCAGACCAGCGCCTCGGCGCCGTCGGCGGCGTCGGAAACCATCGGCCAGCACGTCGACGACGGCACCATCACCACCAAGGCCAAGGCCGATCTGCTCGCGGCCAAGAACGTCAAGTCGACCCATATCCACGTGAAGACCCGCAAGGGCGTGGTGTGGCTCACGGGCTCGGTGCCTTCGTCCGACGACAAGGCCGCGGCCGGCGAAGTGGTCGAAGCCGTCAAGGGCGTGTCGAGCGTGAAGAACCATCTGAAGATCGCCGCCGAATAA